The genomic DNA TTATTTCATATTGTTATAAAACAtaacgaaaatatatataatattattattttacatatgtatatgtgtgtgaatgagagagacgagaggtaagaaattcttctcttcttcttgtgttaTTACTTCTTGTCTTCATcgaccacatatatatatagtacaataaCTGGGTGACTAAGCTAAAGTACATACAATGTACAAGTAACTTGGGGACTAAGGTAAATATAGATAAGATTAAAATTACTTAGAGTTGAAGTAATGTGATGGATAATCACATGTGTTATTATCCAGTTTATAACATTTTccttgattatccatcaccatTTATTTATTGTGTACTGCTTTATTAAAAACTACATCATAGAAAAACTATATAGGATAAATACCAGGGAAAAATAATACATTGACACAATCTCCTCCCTGGAAAAGACGAGTCTTTTTCTCTTTATAGGTTTCATAGATGACTCATATCGATCATTCTTTGCTTTGAACAAACGAGTCTACTTTTCTTCATATCTTTCGTAGATGATCCATATCGatcattttcttcattcttctgAAGAGAGATAGACCTTCACCATTGACATTCTTCTTTGAGATCGATATTTTGCGTGTTatttgctgcctcgttaaaaaccttgtcatggaAAACCCcagtgggataaaaaccatgataagggaaaaagagtgtagccACACGAATCATCATATTCTCCCCCTGGAAGTATCATCTTCAAAAGATGAATTTTGATCTCTGAAGATGTATTCTGAATGAGGAAGTCAGAAGCACCTTTGTAAATAACTCTGCTACATTGTTACTTGAGTTGATGGACTGGCTATCAACTTCCATATTCTTCTCGAAATCTTGAGTGTAAGAGAGGAATATGTCTTGTTTTGTCGCTCTTGgctagctttctttttcttgttgttgcCTTTCGGTTGCTTCTTGCTAATGGGTCTCAACAAACATTAACTAGTTGATGCTGATCGAACCCTCAGTTCGAAGTTCTTCGCCAACATGTTATGAGGCTCCAATCTTAGGTAGATAACTATTTGTTGACGTTCGGGCATCATATGAGCCATTAAGGATTCTCGATATGGCATATGAAGCACAATTATTTTGGCATGACTTGAACGAGCAACGACCAAAGTCTATCACTGAAATGTCTCGAAGTCGTTGTTTTGCGATATATCTTTGTACTGATCCGATATAAATCTTCCATCTACAAAACCAACTAAACTAAACTTGGGggttccaaaatatattaagcccAAGTTAATCATACCTTTGCAATAGAAGATATGTTTTAACTCATACTCAAAATCTACTCATAGAGAATGAGTTATATGCTGCAGAAAGATTAGTAGAAAATGCTAtgcataattcataaaatatataaatgctcgtcaacatttatatatgatcttatatgactatatatatatatatatatttgacttcCTTTAGAAGTGATTagtataacatctattttgatAGATGTTTAGTTTAGAATATCTGGAGACAtttttgtctttccaagatctttttttccaaataactcttcaagagtttttgatgatgttcaaaAATCATCACTGTTATGAATTCTCgagaacataattatgatatcatatatttttcagGATAAGCTCTTCAAGCATCCCATGAGATGTATTTCAAGTCATAGTATAACATCAATTTTGATTGATATAGGGTACTTTAACAAAACATGGCGCGACAgaccattttgttatatatcattatacccTTTTGATGCTTGGACCACTAGTCCAAAAATTACTCGTCTATTATACGAGTTTATATAGACTTGACTACCTCTTTTATTGgccaatatatatctttatatgcTCACAAAGCAAAGATTTATGATCCTCATTAATCACATTGCGCTATACAATTTTATTGTCGACATGtatgtctttggttccatatttTCCGTAATAACATGGTTAATTAagatctctttaatcattatataaatgatttttattcaggtacctgatttcgatattaaccatatcaatcggTTTCTCTACTCCTCTTGAGGAGTCTATGTGCTCCTCTCTGGGAGTCTATTAGCTCTTCTTAAATAGTCTATTTACTCCTCTTTAAGAGTTCATTTACTCctcttttgagagtataatcctctttttaatttgctcctttttcttttcgagaattttatttatcttaggaaCCAAAGTAGTCTATCACGTTTCTTATGTGTCATAGACTTAGTATGTCATCCTCCAGAGACATATGTCAcgtttcctctttttgtttgcaaaggattcagaaatagaatatattcaatacacaatagaaggtaatatatcatagtttatgttttcatattgattatgctgtattttttttagttggaatggtatgtaatatttttagaaaacaaaatatgaagtaatgctatttttggaaattttttagagattaactttgtaaataagtttttaaataagtacaaatataagggtagaacccaaaatgtacttcaaaaatgtatgtATAGATATATCTTGCAAATACAATTTTcgtgaattttttttagttttatgtatCAAAATGACATTTTCACTCTAATATTACTATATACATATCTGGATAATTTTCAAGTTTTAAGTATTAAAAgtaatttcaagaaatatgtcTCATCCATTTTGTTTCACACACTGAATGGAATAAAAGATTTCAAGAAattatctatatgtatatatatatatatatatatatataggtttttaGGTAGAATATCATACATATATgatgttgccaaaaaaaaatcatatcagtAAGGAtgacaaactaaaaaaaatagttattttacTTAGCAAAATAATATTTGACTAAACACATAATTTCAGTAAAtagaaaaactagattgacaAATTAATGTATAATGTCTCGACAACTTCTTTTTCGGTATCTTCATTGACGTTTAAACACGGTTTTTACCAAATTGTACATTAGATTTTTTGAGTACTATCACAGTTTGAACataattttacattatattttaagttCAATACTaagtttataacttatataacaccaagtcatatatatgctatgataatgtatatttatttttcaaaatacttAGTATgcgttatatatataattataagatatatatatatatatatcactactTATATAGACCACACTTgtctttgccaaaaaaaaaaaaatatatatatatatatatatagaccacACTTGCACTAATTGGGCACATATGATTTGTTCCAAAAGTGACTCCATCTCTTCCAACAATCTAATTCTAAGTTTAACagtaaataaatattgaacTGTTTGGGGTATTCTTTTCATTTTGCTTTTTCCGATTTGAATGTTTGAAAACTGagctttctttgattttacgtgttatatatgatttgatattatatatgtttttagataaaatagATCAAactaatatgaaaaaaaaaattagattcatgaaaactcaaaatgagttattttaatttatcaaacaatgtatatatttttaataatattgatTAAATGCATAATTTCAATGAACTAAAAAGTCAGATTGGCGAATTAATGTATAATTCTTTAGAAGATCATTTTTTTCGGTGTCTTTGTTGATGCTTAAACATGTTTCTTTACTAAGTAAATAATAGAACATtattatctttaataatatcatatatattataacataatgaaatgcaatgattatattttaagtttaaatataaagttgcaacttatataaaatcaaatcatattttgTGGTAATATGTCTTATTTTTGTgcaaatgacttattatgtgttcaacatatattatatatacacatatatattctcttattgATTTCTAAGCTTGTGTTAAGACCTATAGGCTTTGAAAAAGTTTGACGGAAAAATAGATTATTCAGCTGTCGGTTATAGCAGGTATCTAGTTTGGCTTTGAAAAGTTCAGATTTTTCAAACGTTTAAATCGGAGAAAACTTTGAAAAGGGAAAAATGTAACCGAAGAATTCAGTCGTACTTACATAAATTTTTTAGGATTTCTGTTCTTTATTTCGTTCAATGTATATctttaattaagtaatgaaatattaacaaaaaaaacaaaaacaatataatagcTGGATTTTGCTTTATATGGATGTGTTGTAATTTACTAATATGTGTATATGTGTAGTTAACACATTGTATTACCTTAAATGATTTACTATATACAATGAATATGACTATATATAGTGTATGTCTTTAAcaaagaaaactatatatgtttatgattcTTCATAGTTTTTACAAAAAACTAGCTAACATTCCATATAATGCAGTTGTTGTAATAAAactcataaatttaattatatgaggatatatatatatatatatatatataataatacatattATGACAATGTATGACTTCATATTATATAAGTTGCAAGTTTAGATTTTGAACTTATATAATCATGGCATTAGGTTCTAATTGtgatattagaaaaataataaggtTTTATTATTTGGTAAATAAACATGCTTAAGTGTCAACAACTGTTTATTTTTCTGCTGTATCGCCAATCTTCTGTCTGTTGTATTTTTCTCAGTTTATGATACATACATCTATTTATATAATCTCtactatattatttaaagcaattttctaaacaaataaccctactcCTATGTggtatattacacaaaatgcgactgtattttaatacaaaatataataacagattcttaatattaatttgttgtaaccagcaaatagattttttattaatatagttattaaaagaaaacaaattcatgtaaatattaatatagttattttttagtgtttattaattcttttctttttatttttcaactcaaaaatcttataaaataaaaaaaatcttggttTTTCAATAAGTACCGATTCAGAGATtgatatgtaaatatattataaatatctttcaacaatattttagaacaagaaaaaatcttataaaccgatttatttttgtatagctcaatatttttgaaattattttaacagatttcatttattgtttcaaaaatcttaagaaacaataataaactatttagaacaattataaaacttaattttatttataaaactaagataaaatatatgcatccctaaatcgtttaataataacatacatattttaaaactaacatacaacattgcttatattgttaaaatagaaaatattatatctaatttattaaatatttgtttgcaCTGCACATCGACGcaaagacattttattaaaatctaagaaatcacaaatattatattttatttaatataatatatatatctaaaaaataaatcaaaaagttaaatcgagatttctaaacatgaccgcttcaatacatgttttgttttatttttaggatattaccaaatttatatgattcacGGATTTGAACATTTTATCATGTAGCCAAAATGGATTGAATTTAGAATATGAAACTAagtaaatgaaatataaaatattataaaatgtatagctATCTATATATTTCCATGTGCTAACTATCTAGAATGAAATATTCTTCAGTtaagatatatttattatagttgcttttttaattgtttttcttttatttttcaatacattacttatataatatattaagaattatttaacatttaaatAATGAAGAGACTTAAATCATGATATCAactgattttttccttttttttattacaaattatcaaaatcatagCAAGGTATCAAAAGTATAGTATTTCCAATTTAcaaatggttaattaaaataaaaaccaaacagatttttagacttaaccataaccaaaccaaactatttatttcggtttggttcggttcggttttttggatttcggtttttttgtCCATCCCTAATACGAAATaattttaatgataattaagtacaaattataatttttcatttactttttaattatatactgtAGTAGAACTATACTATTCCGTAAATTTTATAACATTctctttactttattattatctCCAAATCAACCTCCTTTATCCGAAAATATCACATTTGCCTCTCTTTTTGTTCACCATTTCACATTTTTACTGGAATGAAgcaatatagaagaaaaaagttaaaaccataTTATTTTCTGGGCGTAATTGTTAAAGTGACGGGGCTGTGAGTTACTGATACGCAACAAACTTCTTCATTGGCCGCTTACATTTCTCGCACGTGACAACTCTCACCGTCAACGCTTCTTCAAACGGAACAACCACCGTGTGACTCAGTTCACACGGCTTCTCCGCCGCGATTTCAATCGCCTCCGTAAAACCCAATCCCTTAGCGTACTCACCCCACCGCACAATCTTCCTCATCCTCTCCGTCAGCTTCTCTCCGTCAACAGTCACCGCTTCTGATCCCTTTCCGATGATCCCCCAACCCTTGTGTTCACCGTAATCGAAGTCGAGAAGTTTCGTAACTTCTTCGAAAACACGATCAGGTCGTTTCGACGATTCGATTCGCTTGACTTTTGATCGTTCGATGCTTTCTAATCTTAGCCAGAAGAGTTGTTCTACTGTAGGACTGAACAAGATTGAGCTCTCTTCCATGGCTTTGGTTCGCTCGTTGCTCAGGTAAACAAGTTCTAATTGGAACCCTAGATTTTGAATCTTTCTTGCTAGTGACACAAACTCATCAACCCAATCCAAGTTCTCGCTTCCGAATATGCAAATCTCTCTTCCTTGTTTCACCTGAATCGTTAGAGTCTCGTCACAATTCTGATCATAAGAAGTTGAAATGATTGATACTTAGAGAAATGTGTACCCAAGTTTCAAATGCAGGGTGAATGCCATCAAGCAAGAGCTGCATAGACCATCCATGTTCTTCCCAAAGCTCATCTTCTCTAGTTACTGAGAATGGATATGCTTGAACACCCCATATCAACACCATATCCATGGCATTCATGTTCACAAACTCCCCGTTAGTatccatcaccaccaccattgCTTCGTCGTTGCCGTAATGCCATTCTCGTTTGAAAAAGTTGACTATTGTGGAGCTCATTAACCATGGTTGCCTTACTGATATCCATGGTAAGGAATTGGAGTAGAAATCGAAGATTTCTTTCTCTTCGTCTGTCCATTTTTGGTAGGATGGTATCGGAACCCATATGATTTCGTAGTTTTGTTCTGTGTTGGTGTTGGATGGATGATCGTATAACTGTTGAAGCAGGAAGAAAAGTGGTTCTACTGGTGGCTGTGATAGTAGCAGCAGTATTACCTTTTCTTTCAGCTCTGTTATAGCTATCTGTCATTGGATGATAaagaattttcttctttatgtaaagtaaaagaagagacatgaaaaagaaagaaagaaaggagaacatggaaaaagaaaaaggatagtTCTTTGTACTTGTCTGGAGTATTGTTGAAGTGGTAAATCATCTTGTAGAGAAAAAAGTAGGTGGAGTACGTCTTGGTTGTCTTGATGAGTGCCTGTGTTAATGTTTCTAAGCTTTTGATTGATTTCTTCCTCTTTAGACATAACAACGGAGAAGCAACATCAGAGATGAGTTTTGCTTTAAATAGAAGCTCTGCTTTTGGGAATTAACATCAGAACATTTGAAAGTTACCTATTTGTGTGCTGCAATCTTCTATCTGCTTGCTGAGGCGGGTATGGAGGCTGAGTAATTGATATCCCAAACTAGAAAGTTCCCCTACTGCTCTTCTTGACTCCGTTGAAAGTTCCTGTGCTGCTTTCCTTGTTTCTGTTGCCTATTTCAGAGAATTCCTAGCCATGAGAAAACTTGATGTTGACTGCTAATATGCTAAAAACAATTTCTCTGCTGCTcttccatttgttttttttttggaaggaagatagaagaagggtggaaaaataaataatggacCTGCTGGGTTTGCTTGAAATAAGGGATTTGCTGCAGGCATGCAAGTGCACTTTTGACAACCCGGTAAGTAGCTAAATAGACATTAGACAAGGTTTTCCCCACAATGTTGTTGTCTAGCTGCACTTGTTTAATTGGTAGTCTTTCGAATTTAATTATGCATTTGCTTACATCCACCATTGCTTTAACGAGCAACCTCAGAGATTCTAACCATGGTCTGAACTTGGTTCTCTCAACAGGCAACTGGTTGAGTGTTGCAATTGATGCTGCGACGGGATCACAGAAGGCTAGATGAACTGGTAGCAATAGTCCTCCAAATGTTGCAGCAAGGACTCCAAGTACTAATACAGCTTTTGCATCCCATCTGTATTCTTTCAGAAGATCAAACAAAGCCATTGTTCTTGTCTGGATCTTATTTTCCCCCATGCAAGGACAAAGCATCTGCAATCGCAAGAGTTTCATGATTTGCGGCTCCAAGGAATTTTCCAGGGAGGGTTGTTTTGAGAAGAAAGGATGATCTTTTTACCTGAACAGAGATTCTGGAGATAGCATATGGTAGTGTTTCCTTCGAGTCAAAAACTTGAACGTTGGTGATACAATTCTCTGTCATAAGCGGTCTAGGAACCTGAAAGTTTAGCGGCACAATTATTGGCAAGAATCAAGACAAGTCTTTAAAGAATTGGACTGAGAGCTCACAtcattttgaagaacaaaactCAAGATGGTTTCCACTTCCTGAAGCAGCATTTCGGAATCAAGCCAGCGACCATCTGGATCATGGCTACGAAGTAGCTGCTCAACTATGATGTCTTCATTCAGAGCAGAGATGTCGCTTCGGAAATTCATGGTTATATGGCTGTTGTGTTGAAAAACTGTACTTTGAATTGTATTTANNNNNNNNNNNNNNNNNNNNNNNNNNNNNNNNNNNNNNNNNNNNNNNNNNNNNNNNNNNNNNNNNNNNNNNNNNNNNNNNNNNNNNNNNNNNNNNNNNNNNNNNNNNNNNNNNNNNNNNNNNNNNNNNNNNNNNNNNNNNNNNNNNNNNNNNNNNNNNNNNNNNNNNNNNNNNNNNNNNNNNNNNNNNNNNNNNNNNNNNNNNNNNNNNNNNNNNNNNNNNNNNNNNNNNNNNNNNNNNNNNNNNNNNNNNNNNNNNNNNNNNNNNNNNNNNNNNNNNNNNNNNNNNNNNNNNNNNNNNNNNNNAtcattttgaagaacaaaactCAAGATGGTTTCCACTTCCTGAAGCAGCATTTCGGAATCAAGCCAGCGACCATCTGGATCATGGCTACGAAGTAGCTGCTCAACTATGATGTCTTCATTCAGAGCAGAGATGTCGCTTAGGAAATTCATGGTAATATGGCTGTTGTGTTGAAAAACTGTACTTTGAATTGTATTTACTTACCACAAAAGGATGTGTGTCTCTTGGTTTGCGTGATAAAAATAGTAGTAGGGTCCCTGAAACTGAAGATTGTTGAGCAATCTGACTGGAATCTTATTCAAAGACTTTAAACATggctttatctttttttttcagatttgaaTATCTTCACGTCTTATCACTGTGGTAACACTTTTCGTGATGAAGGGCAAACACTAGAGTTACTCTGGTTCACCGAATAAACGAATGGATGGAGAGGATAACCGGACCGCTTAACCTAACCATAAGTGTAAACCTGAAAAGAAGAGTAAGAATAGCAGACTCAGTTTGGGGTATCTTTGATTAAGACTTGAGTTCCAATCTTGTTCAGTACTGGGGACGAAGACCAAGAAAAGTATATCACATCTTCTGATAGTATGAACAGTACAAAGGTATAACTTTGACAAAAACCTATGTAATAGTTCTTGTCCCTTTAGCCATTTTTTCGTTGACAGTTACATCATTTATGGATCTTTTAGCGACAGAGAATTGATACGATCCATAAGATGTCAATTATGGCAGTGAAAACAGGACCACTTTGGGCTCCTGTGTTGAAGACTAAGAGGTTTCGGACAAGAAAGGTATATACTGTTGTTTGAGACATGTGTACAGAACTCATGGgaccattcaagattttaaaatcttCAGTAAAAATTTGTAACAGCAGAGCAAGGAAGATAATACTTTATTTACGCGAGAATCAGCAGTCTGATTTTCATGTGCAATGAGATTGCAAAACTCACAAACAGATTATCTACAATATAACTTTGAAAGGAGCCGTGATTGATCGAAAAAATCATTCAACGGTTGTTCCACTCAAAGTAAACACAAATGTTGGGACACCGGTAGTATCTCCACCACCATTGGTGAATGTTGGCTGTGAAAGATCTCAGATCACCTGCGGTGTTCCTTCAGTTCTTGAGAGAGTTATCTTAATAAAGCTTGATACGAACGGAGATTGAGCTCCGGCAAATGGGGCAAACAGTGAGGTCTTTCCCACATTCTGAGCAAGTCTGATAGagcaaaataagaaaaacaacgGACAGTTAAATGATTTGGTTTCATGTGCGATCCTTAGGAGGTAGGTAACTCAGGAGTGGAAATGCACCTGATGACCACAGTTGAAAGCCATGTTCTTTGGACTCATTAGACATACGGGGCAAACCTGTTGCTGTTAATCCAaccaaaaagatgtgaatagcAGGAAAAAAGATTGATCAATACATagttttatctttctttgtATAATCATACCTGGCCCTCATTACGAGCAGTTGAAGGTGTTGCAGAGGAAATACCACTATCATCATATGGTCTGTTAAAACTGGTTGATCTGGAAGTTCTTGGGCTGTTGCGCATAGCTTGAGTAGCATATGTTGGTGGTGCAAGCGCAATCCTGTTTGGACTATGTCCAGTTCTTTGTCTGCGAATTCGAAACAAGGAACAAACCTTGGTGATTTATTGAGATCAGTTCACAAATGCTGCAGTAATGTATCTGAACTGACTTACCCGAGTAAGCCTAGCTCAAGGGTGGCTTTATACTGAGACGGGATCTCCATCAAGGCGGAGAGCGCAAATTCTGCCTCTTTTCTTGCTGGATCAATGTTCTTTGACATAATATCCGTGAAATTCACAAACTGAAATGATTCAAATgatgaagaaactaaaaaaccTGTTAAACTGCCAGGACGAGACAGGAAATATCTTACACTATTGAAGAAGCTTGTTGGTATTGTTACCTGGAAATTGTCAAAGGTACGAGCAGGGATGTTGTCATCAAACTGTCTCATGGTGTCCCAGGGACCATCTCCAACACCAACAAGAACTATTGACAAAGGATATTCACTGCAATGGAAACCATCACATATGAGAAAGATGCGGTTTGAAATTGGATTGTCCgcaaagaaaaagtatattattattaccttgCTCTTACAATAGCATCAATAGTGCGCTGCTCTTGTGGACTGAATCCACCGTTCTCTGTATCAACACTTCTTGTCACCTGTCAGAATAAAAGCTCCAGAGGTAACTATACAAATATCTGAGAATGAAGATAAAACTAAACACATATAGGTACATATGCAAGAACTTTCTCCAGACAAAAATGGTTCCAAACTTTACCTGACCATCAGCGATAATGAGAAGAACATGGTACTGGCCGCCACTTTCTTCCACAATTGTCATGGCCCTTTCAATGATGGGTGCAAAAGATGTCGGACCTGTTAAAGAACCGGCAAAATATAAGGTAAAAGTAGAGCAAGATTCAGAAGACAGGCAGAATAAAAGGGCTAATTCATCTCAATCTACCTGAGAGGTGAAGCTGGGGAACGATCTCTCTATAACACGTAAGGACTTCTTCAAATCCGTTACAAAATGTATCATTTGGATTGAAACTGAAGACATCTTGATCATGGGTAGTAGCTGCACAAACAAGCCAATCTCAACATCTCTAATCACAGACTTAAACAACagttatacaagaaaaaaagactgGTTCTTTACGGTTATTACCATCTCCAAATCCATAGCAGGGGATCAAATTATCCTCATCGAAAACTGATAAAGTCTTCCCGATGATGGAAATAGCTTGCTGGTAAGGGTTTGGGGTTGTTCCAATGTAATGCAGGCTCTTCCTACCAAATGATCTCGCCCCTGAATCAAATCACCTGAGTAAGCTACCAGAGACCAAAGCAACCTAGACTAAAAACATTGAGATAATAACTTCTCTAACCTGTCCATTCGTTGCTCTTGGTGACATCAATACCAACAATCAGATTCGAGGACTCCAAACCGGCATGTGAAAGAGCAGCGGTAACCTGTATATAAGAGAAGAGATTCACaaaccaacaacacaacaacaataagagataaacaaaaacaaaaacaaaatgatggaTTCAGTGATACAAACCTCATCAATTGAACGGTAGTTATCAGCAATCCGTGAATACTTCCTCTCAAGAGTCTTGGGAGTTCGTCTCCCGGAATTGTAGGAGGAAGAGACAGGAGAGGCAGATGGATGGTTTGGTGTGTGATAAGAGCTGTTCTGGTCTCCATAATCCCCCCAAGCAGACGAGCTCCCAGACACACTACGTTCATACCTCCGATCAGTTCCTCCTCTAGTCGGCTCTTTCGAACTACTTCCTCCCATCCAAGACAACCAAACCCAGAACAAGATGAACAACACAATCGCCTGCAACACTTCAAGCATAAGTCAAATACTTCAGATTaaacccaaacaacaacaaagtacCAATACAACACAGTAACACCCATATAAATAGGAGAGAGCTTATTGACTTTGAAACAGATCccaaagtttggatttttatcaTCAAAGTCTTCACCTTTCACATTGTTTAAACATGTTTGACTCAgtaaatttcacattttttgttgttacataattaaaactaatataatAATAGTCAGACACAGTCGCTTTCAAGAGGGGACTAATAAACACATCGCCGTTAAATACAAGGAAACTCTATTGAGAGATTTTTCCGGCgagaaatgataaattaaagaagaagaccCAATTTCAGAAGATTACAGGAAACAAGGGGAGTTACAGTACACGAGTTGACTCATTCAAAGATCGAAACTTTTTCATTGGAGTACTAAACTAAACTTAAACGTAGAAGAGACAGAGACGTTACCTGCACAATCGAAACTGCTCAAATGGGATCTCTCTTGTGAAGTAGAGAATTTTCAATGTATatgaatttataataataagaacaatTGTGacaatttataataataagaacaatTGTGCTCAACTGTGGAACCtattggttgtagtggaggGTTGGCTctcttttataa from Camelina sativa cultivar DH55 chromosome 7, Cs, whole genome shotgun sequence includes the following:
- the LOC104701391 gene encoding E3 ubiquitin-protein ligase RGLG2-like isoform X2, which gives rise to MGGSSSKEPTRGGTDRRYERSVSGSSSAWGDYGDQNSSYHTPNHPSASPVSSSYNSGRRTPKTLERKYSRIADNYRSIDEVTAALSHAGLESSNLIVGIDVTKSNEWTGARSFGRKSLHYIGTTPNPYQQAISIIGKTLSVFDEDNLIPCYGFGDATTHDQDVFSFNPNDTFCNGFEEVLTCYREIVPQLHLSGPTSFAPIIERAMTIVEESGGQYHVLLIIADGQVTRSVDTENGGFSPQEQRTIDAIVRASEYPLSIVLVGVGDGPWDTMRQFDDNIPARTFDNFQFVNFTDIMSKNIDPARKEAEFALSALMEIPSQYKATLELGLLGQRTGHSPNRIALAPPTYATQAMRNSPRTSRSTSFNRPYDDSGISSATPSTARNEGQQQVCPVCLMSPKNMAFNCGHQTCSECGKDLTVCPICRSSISVRIKLY
- the LOC104701391 gene encoding E3 ubiquitin-protein ligase RGLG2-like isoform X1; amino-acid sequence: MLEVLQAIVLFILFWVWLSWMGGSSSKEPTRGGTDRRYERSVSGSSSAWGDYGDQNSSYHTPNHPSASPVSSSYNSGRRTPKTLERKYSRIADNYRSIDEVTAALSHAGLESSNLIVGIDVTKSNEWTGARSFGRKSLHYIGTTPNPYQQAISIIGKTLSVFDEDNLIPCYGFGDATTHDQDVFSFNPNDTFCNGFEEVLTCYREIVPQLHLSGPTSFAPIIERAMTIVEESGGQYHVLLIIADGQVTRSVDTENGGFSPQEQRTIDAIVRASEYPLSIVLVGVGDGPWDTMRQFDDNIPARTFDNFQFVNFTDIMSKNIDPARKEAEFALSALMEIPSQYKATLELGLLGQRTGHSPNRIALAPPTYATQAMRNSPRTSRSTSFNRPYDDSGISSATPSTARNEGQQQVCPVCLMSPKNMAFNCGHQTCSECGKDLTVCPICRSSISVRIKLY
- the LOC104701390 gene encoding protein SIEVE ELEMENT OCCLUSION C translates to MNFRSDISALNEDIIVEQLLRSHDPDGRWLDSEMLLQEVETILSFVLQNDVPRPLMTENCITNVQVFDSKETLPYAISRISVQMLCPCMGENKIQTRTMALFDLLKEYRWDAKAVLVLGVLAATFGGLLLPVHLAFCDPVAASIATLNQLPVERTKFRPWLESLRLLVKAMVDVSKCIIKFERLPIKQVQLDNNIVGKTLSNVYLATYRVVKSALACLQQIPYFKQTQQATETRKAAQELSTESRRAVGELSSLGYQLLSLHTRLSKQIEDCSTQIEEEINQKLRNINTGTHQDNQDVLHLLFSLQDDLPLQQYSRQIAITELKEKVILLLLSQPPVEPLFFLLQQLYDHPSNTNTEQNYEIIWVPIPSYQKWTDEEKEIFDFYSNSLPWISVRQPWLMSSTIVNFFKREWHYGNDEAMVVVMDTNGEFVNMNAMDMVLIWGVQAYPFSVTREDELWEEHGWSMQLLLDGIHPAFETWVKQGREICIFGSENLDWVDEFVSLARKIQNLGFQLELVYLSNERTKAMEESSILFSPTVEQLFWLRLESIERSKVKRIESSKRPDRVFEEVTKLLDFDYGEHKGWGIIGKGSEAVTVDGEKLTERMRKIVRWGEYAKGLGFTEAIEIAAEKPCELSHTVVVPFEEALTVRVVTCEKCKRPMKKFVAYQ